Proteins from a single region of Bombus pascuorum chromosome 5, iyBomPasc1.1, whole genome shotgun sequence:
- the LOC132907011 gene encoding dynein axonemal heavy chain 3 isoform X2 produces MISLKDLTDGTCLWRTIQKEHIKTNKRCKNKILKTGKQENKMLTEEKMFQITEAEIPKSLEEKIDDILKESNKKPEELIKGKIHSKPIYFKNYCMNDNDLNYYDNTYFEAAKECISDRLRKLEDFDELIMELQLEIIDTYKQFLIKPLRQEHPILIIRAPVPWHQSKLMAGHFMHYNLFIGNEILRNIQSLYFTKYYDVTIVKLEDLGTIPISANEIQPKMNLLCNKAIDQLVKYWLADVAEFFLEKKYAWSRFIEKHYDASVSLIEKYFRSVNTLLSLQLRMMVMKTLNNIRDFFMEYSKGNYFEGDFEDLMFYKTPFITITVEPELGTIKLNCKPSILEVRAIISECFDKVIEVGTMIPKIETILFPELKKQEFLFSVSRYEESVLSIITDVLNVVSAHTMGPQIYLKCYEDFLYIIDGQAKRNLDNFFKIEPMPYLHEFEQKIKSYDQLREEISVFRNKIPLNLVEIDCTILNNTLRQILYDLRTIICNFFANELRSNNRDLCSNFDTIAENISKMPEKTQDVVELYNYLCESRDSTMFNLRRKLLRSVELILFLFNYQAPTDDDIHLNTRTITWPKEMETVMDLANTRLNMRKEYLEEVLRIRRDNFEQKIYNMKLAIDQFKKKDPPVLTMEEMEDAVLEIEHLSKGMEEIRIEVEEINEEEGLLDMELSPYLLVPTMSTVVNALDTLWHTVLDFHKNYDRWFNGPFFDLDAEEIKDETDNIWRTLYRLARILTDIPGARKITEMIRGKVEKFKQYIPLLQIICTPGLQDRHWKQISKVVNVDIVPTPTSCLFDMVELGLLVHISRLEEISSAAIKEHALQQNLRRMKEEWADVKFQFILYRETGVHILSAVDDIHQLLDDHILKAQTMRSSPFIKAFEEEMQAWENKLLQMQDIIDQWLMCQATWMYLEPIFSSEDIMRQMPTEAKHFRRMDKIWRKIMAYAVEHNRVLDATGMLNILQELTLCNSLLEEIQKGLNEYLEKKRLFFPRFFFLSNDELLEILSETKDPQRVQPHLKKCFEGISKLRFTKDEEIIGMLSDEEEYVPLSGKIYPADAKGMVEKWLCQVEELMRASLRDIAEESIIAYFNTVREEWIFSWPGQIVICCSQIHWTSEVCESFEDHSTINYLQTCNHQIEKTVTLVRGRLEPGARITINALIVIDVHARDVVRLLIDKQVTNIMDFDWISQLRYYWLDNSILVTIITTSVAYAFEYLGNTSRLVITPLTDRCYRTLMSALKLNLGGSPEGPAGTGKTETAKDLAKAVAKQCVVFNCSDGLDFQAMGKFFKGLAQSGAWACFDEFNRIDLEVLSVIAQQILTIQMAISLQLEKFMFEGTEIKLNPTYYVIITMNPGYAGRQELPDNLKVLFRTVAMMVPDYAMIGEITLYSFGFIDAKNLAEKIVHTYKLCSEQLSSQNHYDYGMRAVKTVLTAAGNLKLKYPMQNESVLILQAIIDVNLPKFLAQDIPLFNGIYTDLFPDTSLPEPHRDELIELIRIVLKKRNLQDTPWYMEKIIQIYEMLLVRHGLMIVGRTLSGKTQAYQVLAEALGELAGKRRATMREFSTIYKIINPKAITLDQLYGSFDPVSHEWSDGVLANIFREFAQAISPERKWIVFDGPVDAIWIESMNTVLDDNKKLCLMSGEIIQMSHKMNMMFEPADLEHASPATVSRCGMIYMEPSQLGWNALFDSYKTYLKNKLLIEQYELIIELIEWLTEPILYFVQHYCKTFVEASDLHMFLSFTKLFTAMLDGETQVSTVWLQCVLLFSMIWGMCSTLMSDSRKAFDVYLRKLSLGNVEEYPKPKAFKLTKQQLFPDKGTVYDWIYDKRNNGCWIPWMDTTLQASLLPDVKSNGLIIPTTEVVIQYFFIRNLLHRAIPILFVGPTGTGKSVIVLDYLQFLPRQKYIENIINFSARTTAAQTQEIVMSKLDRRRKGVYGPQMGKKCVLFVDDLSMPQVEQYGAQPPIELIRQWVDHGHWFDLKDTTMLYLVDMFLICAMLPPGGGSNMVTPRLTRHMHIIGIDFFEEMTMTKIFSSILDSHFAKGFVSEISRLGKMIVNATMDIFLNAIKTFLPTPAKSHYTFNLRDFSRVIKGILLVPASRMKDPDKLIRLWVHEVYRVFHDRLVDDNDRETLFEMVQYTCYDQLRQPLGKVLNRLLQEGETITSSHMRDLFFGNYIEPDAEPKIYDEVIDLEDLQQKMDYYLTEYNMLSKTPMSLVLFRYAIEHVSRISRILQQESGNALLIGIGGSGRSSCAKLATNMCEYIMYQIEITTTYEFSEWREDLKRLLLRVGCDGKSTTFIFGDHQIKDESFVEDINMVLNTADVPNLYDTEEKAEILDKMTNIMHSIGGRKVEITPMILYNLFLERIIKNLHWILTMSPIGDKFRNRLRMFPSLINCCTIDWYTVWPEDALEKVARVSLQNVNISMDLREKCVYMSKKFHISIALASEDYYKTQGRRYYITPTSFLELIKSFCRLYDQKIKEITEQQMRYEMGLERLDFAAEQIAVMKQELQALQPKLLAQSELSNKLMVRIEQDTINIEARKEIVGAEEALANEAAAAAQAIKDDCESDLAEATPALEAALTALDTLKPADISIVRSMKSPPAGVRLVMEAICVLKGIKPEKVQDPATGRVVEDYWPASIRILGDMRFLESLKNFDKDNIPPAYMKIIREKFINDRSFQPEAIKKVSTACEGLCKWVRAIEVYDRVIKVVAPKQAMLAEAEAALAKQMEALNAKRALLQEVTQKLQSLNDEFAECMREKKKLEDQIDYCKKKLDRAEKLLSGLSGEKNRWQETATILGASLNNVIGDVLLSSGVVAYFGAFTIEYRNKLIAEWHKSCVETAIPCGRKFNLIDILGKQVEIRAWIIFGLPADNFSVENGIIVKNADRWPLMIDPQNQANKWIKNMEKENNLSVIKLSDPNYVKIVDTCIQLGTPVLLENILEEIDAILEPVLLKNIYKERGIFYIKFGENIIEYNSDFRFYITTRLRNPHYLPEVVVKVTLLNFMITPQGLQDQLLGIVVAKELPVLEERKNQLIIEGAKNKKILEEIEDKILEVLSASEGNILEDETAITILSTSKTLAEDIEAKQEVAAKTAIEIDNARNEYKPVSRHGSVLFFCISELANIDPMYQYSLPWFIHLYEMSIANSERSEDLNNRIKNLNTYFTASIYRNVCRSLFEKDKLIFSFVLCGGLLRADKKIDEELWTFLLAGDVALDNPYPNPGSPWLTDKSWNEIVRATNLPELGKLQQSFETQTLYWKAYYDSSNPQEESFPYPFQNEGENLKKLIILKCIRPDKIVAAVRMFVIFNMGQSFVEPPPFDLQACYSDSSNVTPLIFILSPGSDPMAGLIRFSEDYGIPKENLMSISLGQGQGPIAVNMIDRGIRRGEWVVLQNCHLAVSWMKELDRICDEIIIPENTHPKFRLWLTSYPSKDFPISILQNGVKMTNEPPKGLKNNLLRSYLNDPISDTKFFNSCNKISEWRSLLFALCFFHAVVQERRNFGPLGWNIPYEFNESDLRISMLQLQLFLNDYEQVPFDALLYLTGECNYGGRVTDDKDRRLLDSLLKQYYNEDVITDPQYCFTPSCIYRLPENTDYHGCLEYIRNLPIIQHPEVFGLHENADITKDNQESLQLLKGTLLTQPHITSVGVERDIDDVVYGLCDDILSKLTLRFDILEISKKYPVLYMNSMNTVLRQELIKFNNLVDTIKTTLVDVQKAIKGLVLMSSELEEVFLSMSIGTVPVTWSKRSYPSLKSLASYINDLLDRLAFFQDWIDHDAPTVFWISGFFFTQSFLTGVLQNYARKNKIPIDKLDFKFEVTQFETDVRTSPPYGVYIRGLYLEGARWNRQLQEIDESEPKIMFDLLPVMWLKPGIKAEFIIEYVYHCPVYKTSERRGVLATTGHSSNFVLYILLPTHVDESHWIKRGVACLCQLDD; encoded by the exons ATATTATGACGTTACGATCGTTAAGCTTGAAGATCTAGGAACTATCCCCATTTCAGCAAATGAAATACAGcctaaaatgaatttattatgtaataaagctATAGATCAACTTGTTAAGTACTGGCTGGCTGACGTTGCTGAATTTTTCTTAGAGAAGAAATACGCTTGGTCTCGTTTTATTGAGAAACATTATGATGCATCTGTATCActgattgaaaaatattttagaagtgTAAATACTCTTTTATCTTTACAATTGCGAATGATGGTGATGAAAACGCTAAATAATATTAGAGATTTTTTTATGGAATATAGTAAGGGAAATTATTTTGAGGGTGATTTTGAGGATCTAATGTTTTACAA AACTCCCTTTATAACAATAACAGTGGAGCCAGAACTTGgtacaattaaattaaattgtaaaccGAGTATTTTAGAAGTACGTGCAATTATTTCAGAATGTTTTGATAAAGTTATTGAAGTTGGGACAATGATtccaaaaattgaaacgatctTATTTCCTGAATTGAAGAAACAGGAGTTCTTATTCTCCGTATCACGATATGAAGAATCG gTTTTAAGTATAATCACTGATGTACTAAATGTTGTGAGTGCTCATACGATGGGTCcacaaatttatttgaaatgttacgaagattttttgtacataatCGATGGCCAAGCTAAACGAAATTTAGACAACTTTTTTAAGATTGAACCCATGCCATATCTACATGAAtttgaacaaaaaataaaaagttatgaCCAACTTAGAGAAGAAATTTCAGTGTTTCGTAACAAG attcCTCTGAACTTGGTAGAAATCGACTGcactattttaaataacacTTTAAGGCAAATCCTTTATGATCTTCGCacaattatttgtaatttctttgcAAATGAGTTACGATCCAATAATCGAGATTTGTGCTCTAATTTTGATACAAtagcagaaaatatttcaaaaatgcCTGAGAAGACGCAAGATGTTGTTGAATTGTACAATTACTTGTGCGAGAGTCGAGATTCGACCATGTttaatttaagaagaaaattattgcgTTCTGTAGAATTGATTCtattcctttttaattatcaagcACCCACGGATGATGACATTCACTTAAATACTCGCACCATCACATGGCCGAAAGAAATGGAAACCGTAATGGATCTAGCAAACACAAGATTAAATATGAGAAAAGAATATCTTGAGGAAGTATTGCGTATAAGAAGGGataattttgaacaaaaaatatataacatgaAATTGGCAATCGATCAATTTAAGAAGAAGGATCCACCTGTACTAACTATGGAGGAGATGGAAGATGCGGTATTGGAAATTGAACATCTTTCTAAAGGGATGGAAGAGATTAGGATAGAAGTTGAAGAGATCAATGAAGAAGAAGGACTTTTAGACATGGAATTGAGTCCATACTTATTAGTTCCCACGATGTCAACGGTTGTCAATGCACTCGATACTCTATGGCATACGGTATTAGATTTTCATAAGAATTATGATAGATGGTTTAATGGTCCATTTTTTGATCTCGATGccgaagaaattaaagatgaGACTGATAATATCTGGCGCACATTATATAGGCTGGCTCGTATTCTTACCGACATTCCGGGTGCGCGAAAAATTACTGAAATGATTCGTGGAAAAGTGGAGAAGTTCAAACAATACATCCcacttttacaaattatttgtacTCCTGGATTACAGGATCGACATTGGAAGCAAATTAGCAAAGTAGTAAATGTGGATATAGTACCAACGCCCACAAGTTGTCTGTTTGACATGGTAGAACTGGGATTGTTAGTTCATATAAGTAGACTCGAAGAAATATCGTCTGCTGCTATCAAAGAACACGCACTCCAACAAAATTTACGAAGGATGAAGGAAGAATGGGCAGATGTTAAGTTTCAATTCATACTATATCGTGAAACTGGTGTTCATATATTATCCGCTGTAGATGATATTCATCAATTATTGGACGATCATATTTTGAAAGCTCAAACGATGAGAAGTTCTCCCTTTATAAAAGCTTTCGAAGAGGAGATGCAGGCGtgggaaaataaattattgcaaatgcAGGATATCATTGATCAGTGGTTAATGTGTCAAGCAACTTGGATGTATCTAGAACCGATATTTAGCAGCGAAGATATAATGCGTCAAATGCCGACAGAAGCGAAGCATTTTAGAAGGATGGATAAAATTTGGCGCAAGATCATGGCATACGCTGTCGAACATAATCGTGTACTTGATGCTACCGGTATGTTAAATATACTGCAAGAATTAACGTTATGTAACTCATTATTGGAAGAAATACAGAAAGGTTTAAACGAATATCTAGAGAAGAAACGTTTATTCTTCCCaaggtttttctttttgtcaaaTGACGAACTCTTAGAAATACTCTCTGAAACTAAGGATCCACAGAGAGTACAGCCCCACTTGAAAAAGTGTTTTGAAGGTATTAGTAAATTGCGATTTACTaaagacgaagaaattatTGGAATGTTATCAGATGAAGAAGAGTATGTTCCACTAAGTGGAAAGATTTATCCAGCAGATGCAAAAGGCATGGTTGAAAAATGGTTGTGTCAAGTAGAAGAACTTATGAGAGCTTCCCTTCGAGACATTGCCGAGGAAAGTATTATCGCATATTTCAACACTGTTAGAGAAGAATGGATATTTTCTTGGCCTGGTCAAATTGTTATTTGTTGCAGTCAAATACATTGGACTAGCGAAGTTTGCGAATCATTCGAAGATCATTctacgataaattatttacagacATGTAATCATCAAATAGAAAAAACTGTCACTTTAGTAAGAGGTAGATTGGAGCCGGGTGCGAGAATAACAATAAATGCTTTGATTGTGATAGATGTTCATGCTCGAGATGTAGTACGACTGCTCATTGACAAACAAGTGACTAACATTATGGATTTTGATTGGATATCACAACTGAGATATTATTGGTTGGATAATAGTATTTTGGTCACAATAATTACGACCTCTGTAGCATATGCTTTCGAGTACCTTGGAAATACTTCCAGACTTGTAATAACACCATTAACTGATCGATGCTACAGAACTTTAATGAgtgcattaaaattaaatcttgGTGGTTCACCCGAAGGCCCCGCAGGAACTGGTAAAACAGAAACAGCAAAAGATCTTGCAAAAGCTGTCGCTAAACAATGTGTCGTTTTTAATTGTTCGGATGGACTTGACTTTCAAGCAATgggtaaattttttaaagggCTTGCGCAATCTGGAGCATGGGCCTGTTTTGATGAATTTAACAGAATAGATCTAGAAGTTCTCTCGGTGATTGCTCAGCAAATTTTAACCATTCAGATGGCTATAAGTTTACAATTGGAGAAATTTATGTTTGAGGGTACagagattaaattaaatcccACTTACTATGTTATCATAACAATGAATCCTGGTTATGCTGGACGTCAAGAACTTCCtgataatttaaaagttcTTTTCCGTACAGTAGCAATGATGGTACCAGATTACGCTATGATAGGagaaattactttatattcTTTCGGTTTCATAGACGCCAAGAATCTTGCAGAGAAGATAGTTCATACGTATAAATTATGTTCTGAACAATTAAGTTCACAAAATCATTATGATTATGGCATGCGAGCTGTAAAAACCGTGCTTACTGCTGCTGGAAATTTAAAGTTGAAATATCCCATGCAAAATGAATCTGTTTTGATCCTTCAAGCGATCATTGACGTCAATCTTCCGAAATTTTTGGCTCAAGATATTCCTCTATTTAATGGAATATACACAGATCTTTTCCCTGATACCAGTTTACCAGAACCTCATCGCGATGAATTAATAGAGTTAATTAGAATTGTTTTGAAGAAACGAAATCTTCAAGACACGCCTTGGTACATGGAAAAAATAATCCAAATTTATGAGATGTTGTTGGTACGTCATGGTTTGATGATCGTAGGTCGTACATTAAGCGGAAAAACCCAAGCGTATCAAGTTTTGGCCGAAGCTTTGGGTGAGTTAGCTGGTAAAAGACGCGCTACTATGAGagaattttcaacgatttatAAGATTATTAATCCAAAAGCTATTACTTTGGATCAGTTGTATGGTAGTTTTGATCCAGTATCGCACGAATGGAGCGATGGTGTCTTAGCAAACATTTTCAGGGAATTTGCACAAGCTATATCGCCCGAACGGAAGTGGATAGTTTTCGATGGACCTGTTGATGCTATATGGATTGAGAGTATGAATACGGTGCTTGATGATAATAAGAAACTCTGCCTGATGTCTggagaaattatacaaatgtcACATAAAATGAATATGATGTTTGAACCAGCTGATTTGGAACATGCTTCACCAGCTACTGTCAGTAGATGTGGCATGATTTATATGGAACCATCTCAACTTGGTTGGAATGCATTATTTGACTCATACAAAACATACCTTAAAAATAAGTTACTTATCGAACAATATGAGTTAATTATTGAATTGATCGAATGGTTGACAGAGCCAATTCTGTATTTTGTACAACATTATTGTAAAACATTTGTGGAAGCGTCAGATCTTCATATGTTCTTA tCTTTTACAAAACTTTTCACTGCAATGCTGGATGGAGAAACACAAGTTAGCACAGTTTGGCTACAatgtgttttattatttagtatgATTTGGGGAATGTGTTCAACATTAATGAGCGATAGCAGGAAGGCTTTTGAcgtttatttaagaaaattatcacTTGGAAATGTCGAAGAATATCCTAAACCAAAAGCTTTTAAATTGACGAAACAACAGCTTTTTCCTGATAAGGGAACCGTTTACGATTGGATAtacgataaaagaaataatggatgTTGGATACCGTGGATGGACACAACGTtacaa GCGTCTTTATTACCGGATGTAAAATCAAATGGATTAATTATACCAACAACTGAAGTAGTAATTCAGTATTTCTTTATCAGAAATCTTCTACATAGAGCAATACCTATATTATTTGTTGGGCCAACTGGTACCGGCAAATCTGTTATTGTATTAgattatttgcaatttctacctagacaaaaatatatagagaatattataaactttAGTGCTCGTACCACTGCTGCTCAAACCCAAGAGATAGTGATGTCTAAGTTGGATCGTAGAAGAAAAGGTGTATATGGCCCACAAATGGGAAAGAAATGCGTACTATTCGTTGATGATCTAAGTATGCCGCAGGTAGAACAATACGGAGCTCAACCGCCAATTGAACTCATCCGTCAATGGGTGGATCATGGGCACTGGTTTGATTTAAAAGATACGACAATGTTATACTTAGTGGATATGTTTCTAATTTGTGCTATGTTGCCACCCGGAGGCGGTTCCAACATGGTCACACCCAGATTAACTCGACACATGCATATAATTGGTATCGACTTTTTTGAAGAGATGACAATGACCAAAATCTTCTCCTCGATTCTTGATTCACACTTTGCAAAGGGATTTGTATCAGAAATTTCAAGATTAGGAAAAATGATTGTAAATGCAACGATGGATATATTTCTCAACGCGATCAAAACCTTTCTACCAACTCCAGCAAAAAGtcattatacttttaatttgcgTGATTTCAGCCGGGTTATTAAGGGTATACTTTTGGTACCAGCCTCTAGAATGAAGGATCCGGATAAACTAATTAGACTATGGGTTCACGAAGTGTATAGAGTTTTCCATGATAGACTGGTGGATGATAACGATCGAGAAACATTGTTTGAAATGGTTCAGTATACTTGTTACGATCAGTTACGACAACCGCTAGGAAAAGTACTCAACAGACTATTACAAGAAGGAGAAACGATAACAAGTTCTCACATGCGTGACCTCTTCTTTGGTAATTATATAGAACCCGATGCTGAACCGAAAATATATGATGAAGTGATAGATCTTGAAGATTTACAACAAAAAATGGATTATTATTTAACAGAGTACAATATGCTTTCTAAGACACCTATGTCGTTAGTTTTATTCAGATATGCTATTGAACACGTTTCTCGCATTTCACGAATATTGCAACAAGAAAGTGGAAATGCTCTTCTAATAGGAATAGGTGGATCGGGTAGAAGTTCGTGCGCTAAATTGGCAACTAACATGtgcgaatatattatgtatcaGATTGAAATTACTACGACTTACGAATTTTCGGAATGGCGAGAAGACCTAAAAAGGTTGTTATTACGTGTTGGATGCGATGGAAAATCTACTACCTTTATTTTTGGCGATCATCAAATAAAGGATGAATCTTTCGtcgaagatataaatatgGTTTTAAACACTGCCGATGTACCAAATTTATACGATACCGAAGAAAAGGCTgaaattttagataaaatGACGAATATAATGCATAGCATCGGTGGGAGAAAAGTTGAAATTACTCCTATGATTCTTTACAACTTATTCCTTGAGAGGATAATAAAAAACCTTCACTGGATTTTGACAATGTCTCCAATAGGAGATAAGTTTAGAAATCGCTTGCGAATGTTCCCCTCATTGATAAACTGCTGTACTATTGATTGGTATACAGTTTGGCCTGAAGATGCCCTAGAAAAGGTAGCACGAGTATCATTGCAAAATGTTAACATCAGTATGGATTTACGAGAAAAATGTGTTTACATGTCGAAAAAGTTCCATATAAGTATCGCATTGGCTAGtgaagattattataaaacacaAGGCAGAAGATACTACATAACACCGACGAGTTTCTTAGAACTTATCAAATCGTTTTGCAGGCTATATGATcaaaaaatcaaagaaattacCGAGCAACAAATGCGGTACGAAATGGGATTGGAAAGGTTGGATTTCGCAGCAGAACAAATAGCGGTTATGAAACAGGAACTTCAAGCCTTGCAACCTAAATTACTGGCACAATCCGAGTTAAGCAATAAACTTATGGTTAGAATAGAACAGGATACTATTAACATTGAAGCAAGAAAGGAAATTGTAGGTGCAGAAGAAGCTTTAGCAAACGAAGCTGCAGCTGCTGCACAGGCTATAAAAGATGATTGCGAAAGCGATCTAGCTGAAGCTACACCTGCATTAGAAGCTGCTTTAACTGCGCTGGATACCTTGAAACCTGCCGACATTAGTATTGTGCGATCAATGAAAAGTCCACCAGCAGGCGTAAGATTAGTAATGGAAGCTATTTGCGTTTTAAAAGGAATCAAACCTGAAAAAGTTCAAGATCCAGCAACTGGTCGAGTTGTAGAAGATTACTGGCCAGCTTCTATAAGGATATTGGGTGATATGAGATTTCTCGagagtttgaaaaactttGATAAAGACAACATACCACCGGCATACATGAAAATAAttcgtgaaaaatttataaatgacaGAAGTTTTCAACCGGAAGCTATTAAAAAGGTTTCCACGGCATGTGAAGGTCTTTGCAAGTGGGTACGAGCGATTGAAGTTTATGATCGGGTGATTAAAGTCGTTGCTCCAAAACAAGCAATGCTGGCAGAAGCTGAAGCCGCCCTTGCTAAACAAATGGAGGCTTTAAACGCTAAGAGAGCCCTTCTTCAGGAAGTTACTCAGAAGTTACAATCGCTCAATGACGAATTTGCCGAGTGCatgagagagaagaagaagctcGAAGATCAAATTGATTATTGCAAGAAAAAATTAGATAGAGCTGAAAAATTGCTAAGTGGTTTAAGCGGAGAGAAAAATAGATGGCAGGAAACAGCTACTATATTAGGAGCAAGCCTTAATAATGTTATTGGCGACGTTTTATTGTCTTCAGGAGTAGTCGCATATTTTGGAGCCTTCACGATagaatacagaaataaattaatcgcaGAATGGCACAAATCTTGTGTAGAAACAGCAATTCCATGTGGAAGAAAGTTTAATTTGATTGATATTTTAGGTAAACAAGTAGAAATTAGAGCATGGATAATTTTTGGTTTACCGGCAGATAACTTTTCTGTGGAAAATggaataattgtaaaaaacgcTGATCGATGGCCACTTATGATCGACCCGCAAAATCAAGCAAACAAATGGATAAAAAATatggagaaagaaaataatttatcggtTATTAAACTTTCTGATCCAAATTATGTGAAAATAGTGGACACTTGTATACAGCTTGGCACACCTGTtttgttggaaaatattttagaagaaaTAGATGCGATATTAGAACCTGtgcttcttaaaaatatttacaaagaacGTGGTATCTTCTATATAAAGTTTGGTGAAAAcataattgaatataattctgattttcgattttatattaCGACGCGTTTAAGGAATCCACATTATTTACCAGAAGTAGTTGTGAAAgtaacattattaaattttatgattaCACCTCAAGGACTTCAGGATCAGTTACTAGGTATAGTCGTTGCTAAGGAATTACCCGTACTGGAAGAACGCAAGAATCAGTTGATTATAGAAGGtgcaaagaataaaaagatattggaGGAAATAGaggataaaattttagaagTTTTATCTGCCTCGGAGGGCAATATTTTGGAGGATGAAACAgcaattacaatattatcaACTTCGAAAACACTGGCAGAAGACATCGAAGCTAAGCAAGAGGTAGCTGCTAAAACAGCGATAGAAATTGATAATGCTCGTAATGAATATAAACCTGTTTCGAGGCACGGGTCTGTTCTGTTCTTCTGTATCTCCGAATTGGCAAACATTGATCCTATGTACCAGTATTCTTTACCGTGGTTCATTCATCTTTATGAAATGTCAATAGCAAACAGTGAAAGGAGTGAAGATctaaataatcgaataaaaaatttaaatacatattttacagCTAGTATTTATAGAAACGTGTGTCGTTCTTTATTTGAAAAGGATAAATTGATATTCTCTTTTGTTCTGTGTGGTGGTCTTTTACGTGCTGATAAAAAGATAGATGAAGAACTTTGGACATTTTTGTTGGCAGGTGACGTAGCTCTAGATAATCCTTATCCAAATCCTGGCTCTCCTTGGTTAACTGATAAATCTTGGAATGAAATAGTTAGAGCTACAAATTTACCTGAACTTGGAAAGCTACAACAATCTTTTGAAACACAAACGTTATATTGGAAGGCTTATTATGACTCATCTAATCCTCAGGAGGAATCTTTTCCATATCCATTCCAAAATGAGggagaaaatttaaagaagctAATTATACTTAAATGTATAAGACCAGATAAAATTGTGGCTGCTGTGCGaatgtttgttatatttaatatggGACAGTCTTTTGTAGAACCACCACCATTTGATCTTCAAGCATGTTATAGCGATTCTAGTAACGTAACtcctcttatttttattctttctcctGGATCCGATCCAATGGCAGGCTTAATTAGATTTTCAGAAGATTATGGAATAccaaaagaaaatttgatgtCTATATCATTGGGACAAGGTCAAGGTCCAATAGCAGTGAACATGATAGATAGAGGGATAAGAAGAGGAGAGTGGGTAGTACTTCAAAATTGCCATTTGGCAGTATCTTGGATGAAAGAATTAGACAGAATTTgcgatgaaattattataccaGAAAATACGCATCCCAAATTTCGATTATGGTTAACCAGCTATCCATCGAAGGATTTTCCAATCtctattttacaaaatggaGTTAAAATGACTAATGAACCACCAAAAGGATTGAAGAATAATCTACTGAGAAGTTATTTGAATGATCCCATATCAGACACAAAGTTCTTTAAcagttgtaataaaataagtgAATGGAGGAGCCTCCTTTTTGCTCTATGCTTCTTTCATGCTGTTGTTCAAGAAAGACGTAATTTTGGTCCATTAGGCTGGAATATACCATATGAATTTAATGAATCAGATCTCCGCATTAGTATGTTACAACTACAG CtctttttaaatgattatGAGCAAGTACCGTTTGATGCACTTCTCTATTTAACGGGTGAATGTAATTACGGTGGCCGTGTAACTGATGATAAGGATAGACGTTTGCTGGATTCATTATTGAAACAATACTACAATGAGGATGTTATTACCGATCCACA gTATTGCTTTACACCAAGTTGTATATATCGTCTACCAGAAAATACAGATTATCACGGCTGTCTAGAATATATTCGTAATCTGCCAATTATCCAACACCCAGAAGTATTTGGTTTACATGAAAATGCAGATATAACGAAGGATAATCAGGAATCATTGCAGCTACTTAAAGGGACTCTATTAACTCAACCACATATTACTAGTGTGGGAGTTGAAAGAGATATCGACGATGTGGTTTACGGTCTATGCGATgacattttatcaaaattaacgTTGCGatttgatattttagaaatttctaaaaaatatccAGTACTCTATATGAATAGTATGAATACGGTTCTCCGTCAAGAActcattaaatttaataacctCGTTGACACGATTAAAACTACTTTAGTAGATGTACAAAAAGCCATTAAGGGATTGGTTCTAATGTCATCTGAGTTGGAAGAAGTTTTTCTCAGTATGAGTATTGGTACAGTGCCAGTTACTTGGAGTAAAAGATCTTATCCTTCGCTAAAATCACTCGCAAGTTATATTAATGACTTATTAGACAGATTAGCATTTTTCCAAGACTGGATAGATCATGATGCACCAACTGTGTTTTGGATATCTGGCTTCTTCTTTACTCAATCTTTCCTTACGGGTGTCTTGCAAAATTATGcccgtaaaaataaaattccaatcgataaattagattttaaatttgaagTAACTCAATTTGAAACTGATGTAAGAACATCACCACCTTATGGAGTTTACATAAGG gGTCTATATTTAGAAGGAGCAAGATGGAATAGGCAGTTACAAGAAATTGATGAATCTGAACCAAAAATAATGTTTGATCTCCTTCCTGTAATGTGGTTGAAACCTGGTATAAAAGctgaatttattattgaatacgTATATCATTGTCCTGTATACAAAACAAGCGAAAGACGTGGCGTTTTGGCTACTACTGGTCATTCTTCCaactttgtattatatattttattaccaaCACACGTTGACGAATCTCACTGGATTAAAAGAGGAGTCGCTTGCTTGTGTCAACTTGATgattga